One Methylobacterium oryzae DNA window includes the following coding sequences:
- a CDS encoding alpha/beta fold hydrolase, translating to MARETDPDTSAWSRRRLLKSAVATAALAELGLGGTARAQGAAVPGAPVPGAMPGVLKQVEAGVLDVGYVEAGPADGPAVILLHGWPYDIHAFAEVVPILTAAGHRVIVPYLRGYGTTRFLASDTVRNGEQAALAVDVIALMDALKIPQAVLGGFDWGARTADIVAALWPERCRALVAVSGYLIGNQEAGKKPLPPRAELSWWYQFYFATSRGRAGYEAYRADFAKLIWQTASPRWRFDDATFARSAPALDNPDHVSIVIHNYRWRMGLAEGERRYDALESRLAQAPTIGVPTITLEGDANGAPHPDPASYAAKFTGRYAHRLITGGIGHNLPQEAPRAFAQAVIDAAAA from the coding sequence ATGGCCCGCGAGACCGATCCCGACACATCCGCCTGGAGCCGCCGCCGCCTCCTGAAGAGCGCGGTAGCCACCGCCGCCCTCGCCGAGCTCGGCCTCGGCGGGACCGCGCGGGCGCAGGGTGCCGCGGTCCCCGGCGCCCCGGTCCCCGGCGCCATGCCGGGCGTCCTGAAGCAGGTCGAGGCCGGCGTGCTCGACGTCGGCTACGTCGAGGCCGGTCCCGCCGACGGGCCGGCGGTCATCCTGCTGCACGGCTGGCCCTACGACATCCACGCCTTCGCGGAGGTCGTTCCGATCCTCACGGCGGCCGGGCACCGGGTGATCGTGCCGTACCTGCGCGGCTACGGCACCACCCGTTTCCTGGCGTCGGACACGGTCCGGAACGGCGAGCAGGCGGCACTCGCGGTGGACGTCATCGCCCTGATGGACGCCCTGAAGATCCCCCAGGCCGTCCTGGGCGGCTTCGACTGGGGCGCGCGGACGGCCGACATCGTCGCGGCGCTGTGGCCGGAGCGGTGCCGGGCGCTGGTGGCGGTCAGCGGCTACCTGATCGGCAACCAGGAGGCCGGCAAGAAGCCGCTGCCGCCGCGGGCCGAGCTGTCCTGGTGGTACCAGTTCTACTTCGCCACCAGCCGGGGGCGGGCCGGCTACGAGGCCTACCGCGCCGACTTCGCCAAGCTGATCTGGCAGACCGCCTCGCCGCGCTGGCGCTTCGACGACGCCACCTTCGCGCGGAGCGCCCCGGCCCTCGACAACCCGGATCACGTCAGCATCGTCATCCACAATTACCGCTGGCGGATGGGCCTCGCCGAGGGCGAGCGCCGGTACGACGCGCTGGAGAGCCGCCTCGCGCAGGCGCCCACGATCGGCGTGCCGACCATCACCCTGGAGGGCGACGCGAACGGCGCCCCGCATCCGGATCCCGCCAGCTACGCGGCCAAGTTCACCGGACGCTACGCGCACCGGCTGATCACCGGCGGGATCGGCCACAACCTCCCGCAGGAAGCCCCGCGCGCCTTCGCGCAGGCCGTGATCGACGCGGCCGCGGCCTGA
- the atzF gene encoding allophanate hydrolase, whose protein sequence is MTVPPFPTIPLLHAAYAEGLDPRAVVAEAYRRLAAVDDPGIFLALVPEADAREAAAALPPFDPAAMPLWGVPFAVKDNIDVAGLPTTAACPDFAHTPAETAPAVARLLAAGAILIGKTNLDQFATGLVGLRTPYPAPRNAIDPAYVPGGSSSGSAVAVAHGIVAFALGTDTAGSGRVPAALNNVVGLKPSLGAISSRGMLPACRTLDTLSVFAGTVADADAAFRVMLGPDAADPWSRALPVPAAPAALPPGLRLGLPDGASLRFGGDGLSEAAFAATVADLEALAGAAAPVDLAPMFAVAALLYDGPWVAERYAAIRPVMETRPDILHPTTRAVIASAERHSAADAFAGLYRLAALRRAADAVWDRIDVLAVPTYPRPQTCAAVAADPIGPNSELGTYTNFVNLLDWCALAVPGRPRADGFPAGITLLAPRGSDGLLAALGARLHAASAPRIGAGTMPVPVVEPGPAAAGPDAIELAVVGAHLSGLPLNRELAGCGGRFLRAVPTARDYRLYALPGGPPQRPGLLRVAAGDGAPIETEVWALPPAAFGRFVAAIPAPLGIGTLRLADGTAPKGFLVEQAGLDGAADITRFGGWRAYLADRAAA, encoded by the coding sequence ATGACCGTGCCCCCCTTCCCGACCATCCCGCTCCTGCACGCGGCCTACGCCGAAGGCCTCGACCCGCGCGCCGTCGTGGCCGAGGCCTACCGGCGGCTCGCCGCGGTGGACGATCCCGGCATCTTCCTCGCGCTCGTCCCGGAGGCGGATGCTCGCGAAGCCGCGGCGGCTCTCCCGCCCTTCGACCCCGCGGCGATGCCGCTTTGGGGCGTGCCCTTCGCCGTCAAGGACAACATCGACGTCGCCGGGCTGCCGACCACCGCCGCCTGCCCGGACTTCGCCCACACCCCCGCCGAGACCGCGCCCGCGGTGGCGCGGCTCCTCGCGGCCGGCGCGATCCTGATCGGCAAGACCAACCTCGACCAGTTCGCCACCGGGCTCGTCGGCCTGCGCACCCCCTACCCGGCCCCGCGTAACGCGATCGATCCGGCCTACGTGCCCGGCGGGTCCAGCAGCGGCTCGGCCGTGGCGGTGGCTCATGGGATCGTCGCCTTCGCGCTCGGCACCGACACGGCGGGGTCGGGCCGGGTGCCGGCGGCGCTCAACAACGTCGTCGGGCTGAAGCCCTCCCTCGGGGCGATCTCCAGCCGCGGGATGCTGCCGGCCTGCCGGACCCTCGACACGCTCTCGGTCTTCGCCGGCACCGTGGCCGACGCCGACGCGGCCTTCCGGGTCATGCTGGGTCCGGATGCCGCCGATCCCTGGTCGCGGGCCCTGCCGGTGCCGGCCGCCCCCGCCGCCCTCCCGCCGGGCCTGCGCCTCGGGCTCCCGGACGGGGCGAGCCTCCGCTTCGGCGGCGACGGGCTCTCCGAGGCGGCCTTCGCGGCGACGGTCGCCGATCTCGAAGCCCTCGCCGGGGCGGCGGCGCCGGTCGATCTCGCGCCGATGTTCGCCGTCGCGGCTCTGCTCTACGACGGCCCCTGGGTCGCCGAGCGCTACGCGGCGATCCGCCCGGTGATGGAGACGCGCCCCGACATCCTCCACCCGACGACGCGGGCGGTCATCGCCTCCGCCGAGCGCCACAGCGCGGCCGACGCCTTCGCGGGCCTCTACCGCCTCGCGGCGCTGCGCCGGGCCGCGGACGCGGTCTGGGACCGGATCGACGTCCTCGCCGTGCCGACCTACCCGCGCCCGCAGACCTGCGCGGCGGTCGCGGCCGACCCGATCGGGCCGAACAGCGAGCTCGGCACCTACACCAACTTCGTCAACCTGCTGGACTGGTGCGCCCTGGCGGTGCCGGGCCGGCCCCGCGCCGACGGCTTCCCCGCCGGGATCACCCTGCTGGCGCCGCGCGGCTCGGACGGGCTCCTCGCCGCCCTCGGGGCACGCCTGCACGCGGCCTCGGCGCCGCGGATCGGCGCGGGCACGATGCCGGTGCCGGTCGTGGAGCCGGGGCCGGCTGCGGCCGGACCGGACGCGATCGAGCTGGCGGTCGTCGGGGCGCATCTCTCGGGACTGCCGCTGAACCGCGAGCTGGCCGGCTGCGGCGGGCGCTTCCTGCGCGCCGTGCCGACAGCCCGGGACTATCGGCTCTACGCCCTGCCGGGCGGCCCGCCGCAGCGCCCGGGGCTGCTCCGGGTGGCGGCCGGGGACGGCGCCCCCATCGAGACCGAGGTGTGGGCCCTACCGCCCGCCGCGTTCGGACGCTTCGTCGCCGCCATCCCGGCACCGCTCGGCATCGGCACGCTGCGGCTCGCCGACGGCACGGCGCCCAAGGGCTTCCTGGTCGAGCAAGCCGGCCTCGACGGGGCGGCCGACATCACGCGCTTCGGCGGCTGGCGCGCCTACCTGGCCGACCGCGCGGCCGCGTAG
- a CDS encoding polysaccharide deacetylase family protein — protein MDTAPDDPRRPENRLAYRAAVDRPRLTLPGGKHVAVWPVVNVEHWLIDNPMPRQILVPPTAASLLPDIPNWAWHEYGMRVGFWRFLEAFASRGIRPTLSINGSVCTAYPRVAEAAHAAGWEFMAHGFHQVPTHRIPDQPAMIARTIAAITQTTGRPPRGWLGPGLTETLDTPDHLRAAGLEYVGDFVVDDRPCRVATRTGDLVALPYSVELNDIPLLAIQHHRADEFVERALAHLDRLAAEAAGPGSLGGAKVMSFAIHPYITGVPHRIGLLERLLDAILARDDAVFMQGVEILDWYRATGDES, from the coding sequence ATGGACACCGCGCCCGACGATCCCCGCCGGCCCGAGAACCGCCTCGCCTACCGCGCCGCCGTCGACCGGCCGCGCCTGACGCTGCCGGGCGGCAAGCACGTCGCGGTCTGGCCGGTGGTCAACGTCGAGCACTGGCTGATCGACAACCCGATGCCGCGCCAGATCCTGGTGCCGCCGACCGCCGCGAGCCTGCTCCCGGATATCCCCAACTGGGCGTGGCACGAGTACGGGATGCGGGTCGGGTTCTGGCGCTTCCTCGAGGCCTTCGCCAGCCGCGGAATCCGCCCGACGCTGTCGATCAACGGCTCGGTCTGCACGGCCTATCCCCGCGTCGCCGAGGCCGCCCACGCGGCCGGCTGGGAGTTCATGGCCCACGGCTTCCACCAGGTCCCGACGCACCGGATCCCGGACCAGCCGGCGATGATCGCTCGCACCATCGCGGCGATCACCCAGACCACGGGGCGCCCGCCGCGCGGCTGGCTGGGACCGGGCCTCACCGAGACCCTCGACACGCCCGACCACCTGCGCGCGGCCGGCCTCGAGTACGTCGGCGACTTCGTGGTCGACGACCGCCCCTGCCGGGTGGCGACGCGCACGGGCGACCTCGTCGCCCTCCCCTACTCGGTCGAGCTCAATGACATCCCGCTGCTGGCCATCCAGCACCACCGGGCCGACGAGTTCGTGGAACGGGCGCTCGCCCATCTCGACCGGCTCGCCGCCGAGGCCGCCGGCCCTGGCTCCCTCGGCGGGGCCAAGGTGATGAGCTTCGCGATCCACCCCTACATCACCGGCGTGCCGCACCGGATCGGCCTGCTGGAGCGGCTGCTCGACGCCATCCTGGCCCGCGACGACGCGGTGTTCATGCAGGGGGTCGAGATCCTCGACTGGTACCGCGCCACCGGCGACGAATCCTGA
- a CDS encoding winged helix-turn-helix domain-containing tetratricopeptide repeat protein produces MIYRFGPFTLDSARRELSRDGAEIAVEPQVFDLLRVLIERRDRVVSRDDLLEAVWNGRIVSEATLGSRINAARTAIGDTGTEQRWIRTLPRKGVRFVGAVREAASEVSPGIAPEDAAEASVTWRTGPRLPAVAVLPFTNMSADPEQAYFADGITEEIITALSRVSGLFVIARNSTFTYRGAAIDVRRVGQELGVGYVVAGSVRRGGSRLRITGQLVDAGTGAHLWADSFDGGLDDVFALQEKVAARAAAAIEPTLQLAEIGRLGRDAPAHPDAYDRLLRANARLADFTAAGMAAALDHLDEALALDPGYAPAMAAAAYCRAQCHFQGWIAQGEAERAAAVRLAWGAVERAPGDAQVLWMAAFAVWNMSETGRDRARDLFGRALLVNPNSALALTLAGWIETMCGRAEAGRAMVERALQLNPRDPRGWLMSGVMAVAAVSEADYPEAIRWAERALAQNRRFAVALRALAVAHVGLGQPERARPAVAELLAIEPGLTVSGFLARIPFPVAALGQRYAEALAEAGLPA; encoded by the coding sequence GTGATCTACCGGTTCGGACCCTTCACCCTCGATTCTGCGCGGCGCGAGCTCAGCCGGGACGGCGCCGAGATCGCCGTCGAGCCGCAGGTCTTCGACCTCCTGCGGGTGCTGATCGAGCGGCGCGACCGGGTGGTGAGCCGCGACGACCTGCTGGAGGCGGTCTGGAACGGGCGCATCGTCTCCGAGGCGACCCTCGGCAGCCGGATCAACGCGGCCCGGACGGCGATCGGCGACACCGGAACCGAGCAGCGCTGGATCCGGACGCTCCCGCGCAAGGGCGTGCGCTTCGTCGGCGCCGTGCGGGAGGCCGCATCGGAGGTCTCGCCCGGGATCGCTCCGGAAGACGCGGCGGAGGCGAGCGTCACGTGGCGCACCGGGCCGCGCCTACCCGCGGTGGCGGTCCTGCCCTTCACCAACATGAGCGCGGATCCGGAGCAGGCCTACTTCGCCGACGGGATCACCGAGGAGATCATCACGGCGCTGTCCCGCGTTAGCGGCCTGTTCGTGATCGCGCGCAACTCGACCTTCACCTACCGGGGCGCGGCGATCGACGTGCGCCGGGTCGGGCAGGAGCTCGGCGTCGGCTACGTGGTCGCCGGCAGCGTGCGCCGCGGCGGGTCGCGCCTGCGAATCACCGGCCAGCTGGTCGATGCCGGGACCGGCGCCCATCTCTGGGCCGACAGCTTCGACGGCGGGCTCGACGACGTCTTCGCCCTGCAGGAGAAGGTCGCCGCGCGCGCCGCCGCCGCGATCGAGCCCACCCTCCAGCTGGCGGAGATCGGCCGGCTCGGCCGCGACGCGCCGGCCCATCCGGACGCCTACGACCGGCTGCTCCGGGCCAATGCCCGGCTCGCCGACTTCACCGCCGCCGGCATGGCGGCGGCGCTCGATCACTTGGACGAGGCCCTGGCGCTCGACCCGGGCTACGCCCCGGCGATGGCCGCGGCGGCCTATTGCCGGGCGCAGTGCCATTTCCAGGGCTGGATCGCGCAGGGCGAGGCGGAGCGCGCGGCGGCCGTGCGGCTGGCCTGGGGCGCGGTCGAGCGCGCGCCCGGGGACGCGCAGGTGCTGTGGATGGCGGCCTTCGCGGTCTGGAACATGTCGGAGACCGGGCGGGACCGGGCGCGCGACCTGTTCGGCCGCGCGCTGCTCGTCAACCCGAACTCCGCCCTGGCGCTCACCCTCGCGGGCTGGATCGAGACCATGTGCGGCCGCGCGGAGGCGGGACGCGCCATGGTCGAGCGGGCGCTGCAGCTCAACCCGCGGGATCCGCGCGGCTGGCTGATGTCGGGCGTGATGGCGGTCGCGGCGGTCAGCGAGGCCGACTATCCCGAGGCGATCCGGTGGGCTGAGCGGGCGCTGGCGCAGAACCGGCGCTTCGCCGTCGCCCTGCGGGCGCTCGCCGTGGCCCATGTCGGGCTCGGCCAGCCGGAGCGCGCCCGGCCGGCGGTCGCCGAGCTCCTGGCGATCGAGCCCGGATTGACGGTCTCGGGCTTCCTGGCGCGGATCCCCTTCCCGGTCGCCGCCCTGGGGCAGCGATACGCCGAGGCGCTGGCCGAAGCCGGCCTGCCCGCCTGA
- a CDS encoding LysR family transcriptional regulator: MKHLRTVTYVAEVARAGSIRRAAERLNLTPSALTRQIQDLEYELGTPIFERLPQGMRLNAAGELFARHIRDQAADLDRVRSQIADLSGVRRGHVALACSQAFVTQVVPEEVEAYRARFPQVGFTVQVRDHAQAVTALAAFEADLALILQPPPSAELHPLYSGHQTLCALMRRGHALAAESGPVRLRDCLAHALALPDRSLAIRHHIEHALARRGVELRPVVESGSLEFLRNLTLREDVVSLQVPSGIPEDPRLHSRPIDTRDLTPMTLILAQLRGRSLSVAAAKFADQLVVRLNREGA, translated from the coding sequence GTGAAGCACCTGCGCACCGTCACCTACGTCGCCGAGGTCGCCCGCGCCGGCTCGATCCGGCGCGCCGCGGAGCGCTTGAACCTCACGCCCTCGGCCCTGACCCGGCAGATCCAGGATCTCGAGTACGAGCTCGGCACGCCGATCTTCGAGCGCCTGCCGCAGGGGATGCGGCTCAACGCGGCCGGCGAGCTCTTCGCCCGGCACATCCGCGACCAGGCCGCCGATCTCGACCGGGTCCGCTCGCAGATCGCCGACCTGTCGGGCGTGCGGCGGGGGCACGTGGCGCTCGCCTGCAGCCAAGCCTTCGTCACCCAGGTGGTGCCCGAGGAGGTCGAGGCCTACCGCGCCCGCTTTCCGCAGGTCGGCTTCACCGTGCAGGTCCGCGACCACGCCCAGGCGGTCACCGCGCTCGCGGCTTTCGAGGCCGACCTCGCCCTGATCCTGCAGCCGCCGCCCTCGGCGGAGCTGCACCCGCTCTATTCCGGCCATCAGACCCTGTGCGCGCTGATGCGCAGAGGCCACGCGCTGGCGGCGGAGAGCGGGCCGGTGCGGCTGCGCGACTGTCTCGCGCACGCCCTGGCGCTGCCCGACCGATCGCTCGCCATCCGCCACCACATCGAGCACGCGCTGGCCCGGCGGGGCGTCGAGCTGCGGCCCGTGGTGGAGTCGGGCTCGCTGGAGTTCCTGCGCAACCTCACCCTGCGGGAGGACGTGGTGAGCCTGCAGGTGCCCAGCGGCATCCCGGAGGATCCGCGCCTGCACAGCCGGCCGATCGACACCCGCGACCTCACCCCGATGACGCTGATCCTGGCGCAGCTGCGCGGGCGCTCGCTGTCGGTGGCCGCCGCCAAGTTCGCCGATCAGCTAGTCGTCCGGCTGAACCGGGAAGGGGCCTGA
- a CDS encoding ABC transporter substrate-binding protein — protein MIRRRTLLAGLGAGLALGPLARARAQGAPVTIRMGSLKLIHSIAPSFYARFTPPGVNVEVVPFESPTECKNAVVTKSVDFGTFGIAAATLGAAAGEPLVVIASTCNRGMAVIAKKGSDIHAIKDLRGKRVAIWPGSTQEVFVLERMRMEGLSVKDITPVRVSFSEMHIALARGDVDAYVGAEPGPGVSLASGVGQLVEYPYGTEMGALNMVFGAHRDTLAERPDLVRTMLEIHRKATDFAAGDRDAMIAMAVAKLGQKREALELSAPNVELTWRLGPNEIRQADAYAQHMLALKQIKRLPEPGFIDTRFVDALGRA, from the coding sequence ATGATCCGCCGCCGCACCCTCCTGGCCGGTCTCGGGGCCGGCCTCGCCCTCGGACCCCTGGCCCGGGCCCGCGCCCAGGGCGCGCCCGTCACGATCCGGATGGGCTCCCTCAAGCTGATCCACTCGATCGCGCCGAGCTTCTACGCGCGCTTCACCCCGCCCGGGGTGAATGTGGAGGTTGTGCCCTTCGAGAGCCCGACCGAGTGCAAGAACGCCGTGGTCACCAAGTCGGTGGATTTCGGCACCTTCGGGATCGCCGCCGCGACGCTGGGCGCCGCCGCCGGCGAGCCGCTCGTGGTCATCGCCTCCACCTGCAACCGCGGGATGGCGGTGATCGCCAAGAAGGGCTCCGACATCCACGCCATCAAGGACCTGCGCGGCAAGCGCGTCGCGATCTGGCCCGGCAGCACCCAGGAGGTCTTCGTCCTGGAGCGGATGCGCATGGAGGGGCTCTCGGTGAAGGACATCACCCCCGTGCGCGTCTCCTTCTCGGAGATGCACATCGCCCTCGCCCGCGGCGACGTCGACGCCTATGTCGGCGCCGAGCCGGGCCCCGGCGTCAGCCTCGCCTCGGGCGTCGGCCAGCTCGTCGAGTACCCCTACGGCACCGAGATGGGCGCGCTGAACATGGTGTTCGGCGCCCACCGCGACACGCTGGCCGAGCGGCCGGACCTCGTCCGGACCATGCTGGAGATCCACCGCAAGGCGACGGACTTCGCGGCCGGCGACCGCGACGCGATGATCGCCATGGCGGTGGCGAAGCTCGGCCAGAAGCGCGAGGCGCTCGAGCTCTCGGCCCCGAACGTCGAGCTGACCTGGCGCCTCGGGCCGAACGAGATCCGGCAGGCCGACGCCTACGCGCAGCACATGCTCGCGCTCAAGCAGATCAAGCGGCTGCCGGAGCCCGGCTTCATCGATACCCGCTTCGTCGACGCGCTGGGGCGGGCGTGA
- a CDS encoding ABC transporter permease — protein MSTGIEAGALPAAVTPAPSRRAGSGPGLAHLRRLALACVVPAALVAVWQVTTAGRPYSLIPPPAEVWAEMRDLAVGGVNDDAFSGTLWTHLAASLSRVYGGFALAAAAALPLGLLIGRVPLIRALLDPVLQVLRPVPVTAWLPLAMILFGLGPRSAFFLVFLGAFYPILVNTVFGVRSVEPRLFEAAAMLGCTGPAQFVRVVLPAALPSIFTGLRLGLGFAWVVIVVGEMTGVQTGLGAIIMEARQLSRTEIVICGMAVIGVAGFVSDWLVMQLGRRLLAWSPNHG, from the coding sequence GTGAGCACCGGGATCGAGGCCGGCGCCCTGCCGGCGGCGGTGACGCCGGCGCCCTCCCGCCGGGCCGGATCCGGGCCCGGGCTCGCCCACCTGCGCCGGCTGGCGCTCGCCTGCGTGGTGCCGGCCGCGCTCGTCGCGGTCTGGCAGGTCACCACCGCGGGCCGGCCCTACAGCCTGATCCCGCCCCCCGCGGAGGTCTGGGCCGAGATGCGAGATCTCGCGGTCGGCGGCGTCAACGACGACGCGTTCAGCGGCACGCTCTGGACCCATCTCGCGGCGTCGCTGAGCCGGGTCTACGGCGGCTTCGCGCTGGCGGCCGCCGCCGCCCTGCCGCTCGGCCTGCTGATCGGCCGCGTGCCGCTGATCCGGGCGCTGCTCGATCCCGTCCTGCAAGTCCTGCGGCCCGTGCCGGTCACCGCGTGGCTGCCGCTGGCGATGATCCTGTTCGGTCTCGGGCCGCGCTCGGCCTTCTTCCTCGTGTTCCTCGGGGCGTTCTACCCGATCCTAGTCAACACCGTGTTCGGGGTCCGCTCCGTTGAGCCGCGCCTGTTCGAGGCGGCCGCGATGCTGGGCTGCACCGGGCCGGCCCAGTTCGTCCGCGTGGTGCTGCCGGCGGCGCTGCCGTCGATCTTCACCGGCCTGCGGCTGGGGCTGGGCTTCGCCTGGGTGGTGATCGTGGTCGGCGAGATGACTGGCGTCCAGACCGGCCTCGGGGCGATCATCATGGAGGCGCGCCAGCTCTCGCGCACCGAGATCGTGATCTGCGGCATGGCGGTGATCGGGGTCGCGGGCTTCGTCTCCGACTGGCTGGTCATGCAGCTCGGCCGCCGGCTGCTCGCCTGGAGCCCGAATCATGGCTGA
- a CDS encoding cytochrome P460 family protein: MRFLAVALPALLAAGLILGGSAVRAVDAGTAPAASPIYGVTVPDGYRAWQLVGVAQETGALDELRAVVGNARALDAYRSGTLPFPDGTVLVKRAWTRVPSAEFAPAFVPGGATTVQVMVKDSRRYAATGGWGFGRFVDGKPADAAQHETCFACHSANVRDHDYVFTRLAP, translated from the coding sequence ATGCGGTTCCTGGCTGTCGCGCTGCCGGCCCTGCTCGCTGCGGGCCTGATTTTGGGAGGCTCCGCGGTGCGCGCCGTGGATGCCGGGACCGCCCCGGCGGCCTCGCCGATCTACGGCGTCACCGTCCCGGACGGGTACCGCGCCTGGCAGCTCGTCGGCGTCGCGCAGGAGACCGGGGCCCTCGACGAACTGCGCGCCGTGGTCGGCAACGCGCGGGCGCTGGACGCCTACCGGTCGGGCACCCTGCCGTTCCCGGACGGGACGGTGCTGGTGAAGCGCGCCTGGACGCGGGTGCCGTCCGCGGAGTTCGCCCCGGCCTTCGTGCCCGGCGGCGCCACGACGGTTCAGGTCATGGTGAAGGATTCGCGGCGCTACGCGGCGACGGGGGGCTGGGGGTTCGGGCGCTTCGTCGACGGCAAGCCCGCGGACGCGGCCCAGCACGAGACCTGCTTCGCCTGCCACAGCGCGAATGTCCGGGACCACGACTACGTGTTCACGCGGCTCGCGCCCTGA
- a CDS encoding ABC transporter ATP-binding protein, translating into MADPTIPILDMRAVSKTYTAGGRRTEALREANLTVSRGEFVCLLGASGCGKSTLLRVAAGFEAPTAGQALMWGKPIAGPGPSRGMVFQDYGLFPWLTVRDNIGFGPKARGRPAAEVRDTAERYIALVGLQAFADAYPHQLSGGMKQRVAIARVLANEAEVVLMDEPFGALDAMTRERLQDELLDLWSRTGLTILFVTHAIEEAIFLADRIVMMSPGPGRIEAIHPVELPRRRDVSSPAFNDLRRMLAAQLHSHHAPRAAA; encoded by the coding sequence ATGGCTGATCCGACGATCCCGATCCTCGACATGCGGGCGGTCTCCAAGACCTACACGGCGGGCGGCCGCCGGACCGAGGCCCTGCGCGAGGCGAACCTCACGGTGTCCCGCGGCGAGTTCGTCTGCCTGCTCGGCGCCTCGGGCTGCGGGAAGTCGACGCTGCTGCGGGTCGCCGCCGGCTTCGAGGCCCCGACCGCCGGGCAGGCCCTGATGTGGGGCAAGCCGATCGCCGGGCCGGGGCCGAGCCGCGGCATGGTCTTCCAGGATTACGGCCTGTTCCCGTGGCTCACGGTGCGGGACAATATCGGCTTCGGCCCGAAGGCCCGCGGGCGGCCCGCCGCCGAGGTGCGCGACACCGCCGAGCGCTACATCGCCCTCGTCGGCCTCCAGGCCTTCGCCGACGCTTACCCGCACCAGCTCTCGGGCGGGATGAAGCAGCGGGTCGCCATCGCCCGGGTGCTCGCCAACGAGGCCGAGGTGGTGCTGATGGACGAGCCCTTCGGGGCGCTCGACGCCATGACCCGCGAGCGACTGCAGGACGAGCTGCTCGACCTGTGGTCGCGGACGGGGCTGACGATCCTGTTCGTCACCCACGCCATCGAGGAGGCGATCTTCCTCGCGGACCGCATCGTGATGATGTCGCCCGGCCCCGGCCGGATCGAGGCGATCCACCCGGTCGAGTTGCCGCGGCGGCGCGACGTGTCGAGCCCGGCCTTCAACGACCTGCGCCGGATGCTGGCGGCCCAGCTCCACAGCCACCACGCCCCGCGGGCCGCCGCCTGA
- a CDS encoding dienelactone hydrolase family protein, whose translation MRRSILFLAACLLAGITPAASAGPAADGVADLGSYAARMEVHPFESLTLTDRQFLTGTSEGAKPVTVAGILRIAKAGTERLPTVILMHGSGGLGGNIEFWQRALAARGISTFAIDGFTGRGLTSVNTDQSLLARTNLILDIYRALGVLAKHPRVDPARIAVMGFSRGGQAALYASLKRFDAAWNRSGVIPALYLPVYPDCSIRFRDDTAVADRPIRIFGGGSDDYNPAATCAAYAERLRAAGADVDLTVFPGAQHVFDNPAGPTQPVVARGAQTVRACAISEAADGALVAGPDATPFTYADPCVQRDPHIGSDAAARAGILARVSHALDAAFRGR comes from the coding sequence ATGCGGCGATCGATCCTGTTCCTGGCGGCCTGTCTGCTGGCCGGCATCACGCCGGCGGCCTCCGCCGGGCCCGCAGCGGACGGCGTCGCCGATCTCGGCAGCTACGCCGCCCGCATGGAGGTTCACCCGTTCGAGAGCCTGACGCTGACCGACCGGCAGTTCCTCACCGGCACGTCCGAGGGAGCGAAGCCGGTCACGGTCGCGGGGATCCTGCGCATCGCCAAGGCGGGGACCGAGCGCCTGCCGACCGTGATCCTGATGCACGGCTCCGGGGGTCTGGGCGGCAACATCGAGTTCTGGCAGCGGGCGCTGGCGGCGCGCGGGATCTCGACCTTCGCGATCGACGGCTTCACCGGGCGCGGCCTGACCAGCGTCAACACCGACCAGAGCCTCCTGGCGCGCACGAACCTGATCCTCGACATCTACCGGGCGCTGGGCGTGCTGGCGAAGCATCCGCGGGTCGACCCGGCGCGGATCGCCGTAATGGGCTTCTCGCGCGGCGGGCAGGCCGCGCTCTACGCCAGCCTCAAGCGCTTCGACGCCGCCTGGAACCGCTCCGGGGTGATCCCCGCCCTCTACCTGCCGGTCTACCCGGACTGCTCCATCCGCTTCCGGGACGACACGGCCGTGGCGGATCGGCCGATCCGGATCTTCGGTGGCGGCAGCGACGACTACAATCCCGCCGCCACCTGCGCGGCCTACGCGGAGCGGCTGAGGGCGGCCGGCGCCGATGTCGACCTGACCGTCTTTCCCGGAGCGCAGCACGTCTTCGACAACCCGGCCGGGCCGACCCAGCCCGTGGTCGCCCGGGGCGCGCAGACCGTCCGCGCCTGCGCGATAAGCGAGGCGGCGGACGGCGCCCTCGTGGCGGGCCCGGACGCCACGCCGTTCACCTACGCGGACCCGTGCGTGCAGCGCGACCCGCATATTGGCTCCGACGCCGCCGCCCGCGCCGGGATCCTGGCGCGTGTCTCGCACGCGCTGGACGCCGCGTTCCGGGGACGGTGA